The following are encoded together in the Echinicola jeungdonensis genome:
- a CDS encoding metallophosphoesterase family protein, whose product MKKIALISDSHSFIDEKTLSHLQDVDEIWHAGDIGDFQVMESLPMEKELRVVYGNIDDENARNLYPEWLDFEVEGVKVLMTHIGGKPPRYAKGVVPALKKFQPNIFVCGHSHICKVEFDKRFDCLYMNPGAIGNQGFHQMRTLLKFEIENGKPQNLRVIELGRRGV is encoded by the coding sequence ATGAAAAAAATAGCTCTGATTTCTGACTCCCATAGTTTTATTGATGAGAAGACCTTGTCCCATTTGCAGGATGTGGATGAAATTTGGCATGCTGGGGATATTGGCGATTTCCAGGTAATGGAATCCCTGCCTATGGAAAAGGAATTGAGGGTGGTTTATGGAAATATTGATGATGAAAATGCCAGGAATTTATATCCAGAATGGCTTGATTTTGAAGTGGAGGGAGTGAAGGTTTTGATGACGCATATAGGCGGGAAGCCTCCCCGTTATGCTAAAGGGGTGGTTCCTGCCCTAAAAAAATTTCAGCCCAATATTTTTGTCTGTGGGCATTCGCATATTTGTAAGGTGGAATTTGACAAGCGGTTCGATTGCCTTTACATGAACCCTGGAGCCATTGGCAATCAAGGTTTCCATCAAATGCGGACCTTGCTAAAATTTGAAATCGAAAATGGAAAACCCCAAAATTTGAGGGTGATTGAGTTGGGGAGAAGGGGCGTGTGA
- a CDS encoding pyruvate dehydrogenase complex E1 component subunit beta: MREIQFREALREAMNEEMRRDKNVFLMGEEVAEYNGAYKVTQGMLDEFGPERVYDTPISELGFAGLGVGAGMNGLRPIIEFMTFNFSLVAMDQIINSAAKMFAMSGGQYNVPVVFRGPTGNAGQLGATHSSNFENWFANTPGLKVVVPSNPYDAKGLLKSAIRDDDPVIFMESELMYSDKGEVPEGEYLLPLGVADIKRKGKDVTILSFGKIMKVALEAADQLAKDGIDAEVIDLRTVRPIDYPTIMESVKKTNRCVVVEEANPIASLATDLAFNIQKQAFDFLDAPVLRVNSMDIPLSYAPSYIEATLPNVKRTIEAVKKVTYVK, encoded by the coding sequence ATGAGAGAAATACAATTTAGAGAAGCATTAAGAGAGGCTATGAACGAAGAAATGAGACGCGATAAAAACGTGTTTCTCATGGGCGAGGAAGTAGCCGAGTACAATGGTGCCTACAAGGTAACCCAAGGCATGTTGGATGAATTTGGCCCGGAAAGGGTTTATGACACCCCTATTTCTGAGCTGGGTTTTGCCGGTTTGGGCGTAGGTGCAGGCATGAATGGCCTTAGGCCGATCATTGAGTTCATGACTTTTAACTTTTCACTGGTAGCCATGGACCAGATCATCAATTCAGCTGCTAAGATGTTTGCCATGTCCGGAGGGCAATACAATGTACCAGTTGTATTTAGAGGACCGACTGGGAATGCTGGCCAATTGGGTGCCACCCACTCCTCCAACTTTGAGAACTGGTTTGCCAATACTCCAGGGTTGAAAGTAGTTGTTCCCAGCAACCCTTATGATGCAAAAGGATTGTTAAAATCAGCTATCCGTGATGATGACCCTGTTATTTTCATGGAATCAGAATTGATGTACAGTGACAAAGGAGAAGTGCCTGAAGGTGAATATTTGTTGCCATTGGGCGTTGCCGATATCAAAAGAAAAGGAAAAGATGTAACCATCCTTTCTTTTGGTAAAATTATGAAAGTAGCTTTGGAAGCTGCAGATCAATTGGCCAAAGACGGCATTGATGCTGAGGTAATTGACCTTAGAACCGTAAGACCAATTGACTACCCTACCATCATGGAATCAGTTAAGAAAACCAACCGATGCGTGGTCGTTGAAGAAGCTAATCCAATTGCTTCCCTCGCTACTGATTTGGCTTTCAATATCCAGAAACAAGCATTCGATTTCTTGGATGCCCCTGTCCTGAGAGTTAACTCCATGGACATTCCATTGAGTTATGCGCCATCCTACATTGAAGCAACCCTTCCCAATGTAAAGCGAACCATCGAAGCCGTAAAAAAAGTGACATATGTAAAATAA
- a CDS encoding NAD-dependent succinate-semialdehyde dehydrogenase: MKSINPYNGEILQEFNEHSEQETQQIIEDSHQAFLQWRGITIKDRSKLMSQVAEVLRNNKEKYARIISLEMGKVIKESRAEVEKCAWVCDYYAENAEGFLKDEPIKLPEGKKAKVIYNPLGVILAVMPWNFPFWQVFRFAAPNLLAGNTGLLKHASNVPKCAMAIEDIFIKAGFPKGVFQTLMIGSGQVKNIIENPLVKAVTLTGSEKAGQSIAAEAGKVIKKTVLELGGSDPFIVLKDANLEKAAKTAAKARMINFGQSCIAAKRFIIEEEVYDEFIEKFKSTIESYKQGEQLDESADYACMARPDLAEELYHQVDDSLKLGAEVLLHGMVPEKGKSFFKPMILTNLSPEMPAYREEFFGPVALVFKVKNVEEAIQIANDSPFGLAASVWTNDKDKADQLSREIETGAVFINKMVASNPYLPFGGIKTSGYGRELGEIGIKEFVNIKTVYLG; the protein is encoded by the coding sequence ATGAAATCCATCAATCCCTATAATGGAGAAATTTTACAGGAGTTTAACGAACATTCTGAACAGGAGACACAACAGATAATTGAAGATTCCCATCAGGCTTTTTTACAATGGCGCGGGATTACAATAAAAGACCGCAGCAAACTGATGTCACAGGTGGCTGAAGTACTTAGAAACAATAAAGAAAAATATGCTCGCATCATTTCCCTTGAAATGGGAAAGGTGATCAAGGAGTCCCGGGCAGAAGTGGAAAAATGCGCTTGGGTCTGTGATTATTATGCAGAAAATGCAGAAGGTTTTTTAAAGGATGAGCCAATTAAGCTTCCTGAGGGTAAAAAAGCCAAAGTAATCTACAATCCACTAGGTGTTATTTTGGCAGTAATGCCCTGGAACTTTCCATTTTGGCAGGTTTTCAGATTTGCTGCCCCCAATTTACTGGCAGGAAACACCGGTTTGCTCAAACATGCCTCCAATGTTCCTAAATGTGCCATGGCCATTGAAGATATATTTATTAAGGCCGGCTTCCCCAAGGGAGTCTTCCAAACCCTTATGATTGGATCGGGTCAAGTAAAAAACATCATCGAAAACCCATTGGTCAAAGCAGTCACCCTGACCGGGAGTGAAAAAGCGGGCCAAAGCATTGCTGCTGAAGCGGGCAAGGTAATCAAGAAAACAGTTTTAGAACTGGGCGGAAGTGATCCATTTATTGTTTTGAAAGATGCCAATTTGGAAAAAGCTGCAAAGACAGCCGCCAAAGCCAGAATGATTAATTTTGGTCAAAGCTGCATTGCTGCTAAACGGTTTATTATTGAAGAGGAAGTTTATGATGAATTTATAGAGAAATTCAAATCAACCATAGAATCCTATAAGCAGGGAGAACAACTGGACGAATCGGCCGATTATGCCTGTATGGCCAGGCCCGACTTAGCAGAGGAACTTTATCACCAGGTGGATGATTCCCTGAAGTTGGGGGCTGAAGTTTTATTACATGGCATGGTTCCCGAAAAGGGAAAATCCTTCTTTAAGCCGATGATATTAACCAACCTCAGTCCGGAAATGCCCGCTTACCGGGAAGAGTTTTTTGGTCCGGTAGCATTGGTCTTTAAAGTAAAAAATGTAGAGGAGGCCATCCAGATTGCCAATGACAGCCCTTTTGGCCTGGCTGCTTCCGTTTGGACCAATGATAAAGATAAAGCAGACCAATTAAGTCGGGAAATTGAAACAGGAGCTGTATTTATCAATAAAATGGTGGCATCCAACCCCTACCTCCCTTTTGGGGGTATCAAAACTTCTGGATATGGTAGGGAATTGGGCGAAATAGGGATCAAAGAGTTTGTAAATATCAAAACCGTGTATTTAGGATAA